DNA from Bacillus sp. Marseille-P3661:
CAAGTCAGTATTGCTACAACTACTGAACAAGAGCCCATAATTGCGCAGTAACTACCTTTACACAAAGAAATACTGAAAACCTTGTAAATAAAGGCTTATTTATAATGAATGTTTTTTTAGTAATGCCACCCGTTATGAAAATAAACACACTTTACTGATTAAATAGTTCATAAATATAAAATGATCCAATTTACCTTTGTCAAAATCCTCTATGTAGTCCCACACCAAATAGGCATGGGAAAAACAACTCTACCTTTATTTTACTAAAGCAATGCAAGGATTAAATTTTAAATCGAGCCATTACTACTTATGGTACGGTTCTCCGCACCAGTTTAAGCGGTGGTTTTTAAGTGAAGATAAAATAAAGGCAACTAATTAAAGTGCCATATGAACTTGCATAATCCCTTTTAAAGGACTCAATTGAAAGAATTCAGGTAGATTCATTAAAAAACAGTTTCTATTTAAGATACAATACTCCTAAAGTCTTGTTTAATATTAGGTACTAATTGAATGGTAATTGCAAATATAGTTTCCCAATTGCCTTCTTTATTGGATTTTTTCTTATCGTAAAAAAACGAAAAACCCTTGATGATTCAAGGGTTCTACTACAGCCCCGAGAGGACCTGAACTTGCAAAGCACGGTTTTGGATTTGGTTCACTACTATAGTGTCTAATTAAGTATCGTATGAAAAATGTCTATCTATTAGGGTTAATTATGAACCCGTTAGGTAGCATTAGTAGATGCTTTGAAACGTTTGTCACCAATTTGTTCCCAATACCTTACTAACACTTTTGAAAAAACAAAAAACCTTTTTCCCCTACCACTATAATTTTTATTGATTATGGTAGATCTTATACTATTAAACTCGATTTCTCGTTATAGCGCTTATGATTTCATCATTGCTCATGGATGAATTTAGTTTATATTCGCCAATTTGTATATATTTGGCACCATTCTTTGATTCGAGCGTTTTAATGAACTCTCCTTGGTTTTTAATAAGGCCTTTCTTCTTCAATTGAAAGGCTACATCACTACTTAACATCCCTTTAGTAATCTTAAAAAGTTGATCCTCGGGTTTACTTGTTTCTTTTTCTGAATTATCCTTAGAAACTTGTTGTTTCAGTTCTTCGTCATTGTCTGCAACCTTTGGAGAATGTTCTGACTCAGACTCATCGTTTTCCTTTTGTGAGCTATGATCACTTTGTTCCATATTTACTTGCTCTTCTTTAGAAATGACGACTAAATTATTATCTTCTAGGAACGAGGTGATGGTTTCTTGATCTAGAATTGTTTCATTAGAGACGTTAGAAGATTCCAGTGCAAAAATAGGCTTAAAAACTATTAAAATCATGGCTGTAAAAAATAAGCCAATTGCTAGACCACGTGCAGTATGTTTATCCACGAATATTACTTCCCTTCTCCAAGTCCTTGATTTTTTCTTTTAGCTCTATAATTTCGCGCGTAAGGTTAATATTCACATTACAAACTTGTTTTGTAATCTCAGATTGATAGTCTTTCGCAAAAAAAGAGTAAATAAATAAACTAACACTCGATAGTATCAATAGTGTAATAAATAGCGTCATATGAATCCTCCTTCAATTTTTGTAGTATTATTAGTTTGTTATACCTTCGCTATAATACGACATATTTCGCATATTCTATCTTACCATCTTTTAAATATTTTATTAACAATCTTTAGACCCGAATTATCTCTAGGTCTTTATTATGGTCATCTTAATTTCTTAAAATTTACCTTACAGTTTCTTATTTTCCAGACTTTCATACTTTAAATAGTTATATTTTCTTGAAGAAAAAATAAAAGAGCCTGACTCAAAAGTTCGTTAAATGCTACTTTTCTGTCCGTCTCTTTGACATACTGTATATAAGCTTTGGTAGAATAACAACAATATTTACCATATATTATACCTATATACCTTTTACTATTTATTAATCACAATCGATAATTTATAGCTTACATAATTACTTATGTCAGTCAAAAATTCATCTAATATTTCATTGGATGGAAACTTGCATTCGAGAAGGTAACAACTTTCTCCACTAACTTTGTAGTTGTTTATGATATATGGATCTTGTTTTTTTATAAACGATAAATAAGGTTGATGATTGGTGCTTTTAGTAAAAATATGAATAATTGCGTGCACAGAAAACCCCATTTTTACTTGATTCACTTTAATCGTATAGCCTTCAATAATTCCACTATCTTCTAATTTTGCCACCCTTGCGGATGTAGCTGGTCCAGTCAAGTGGACTTTCTCGCCTAATTCCTTCATTGTAATCCGACTGTTCTTGGAAAGTTCATCTAAAATCAGAATATCTGTACTATCTAACATTTCTTTAACTCCTTTCATAAATAAAGTCAAAAGGCCAAAAGATTTTATTTAATCTATGTATCCAACAATAGGTCTAGTTTAAAATATACATTGTTCGAAGGAATTTTTAAAGAAAAGGAGTTTTAGCAGATGAATATACAACTAATTCGAAATGCAACAATCGTTGTTGAATATGCAGGGAAAAAGTTTTTAATCGATCCAATGTTAGCCGAAAAAGGAGCTTACCCTCCTCTCCCAAATGCACCAAGACAAGATCAAAACAATCCTTTGGCAAGCTTACCAACATCCATTGAAACTATTATCCAGAATATCGATGCAGTCATCGTCACTCATCTGCATCCTGACCACTGGGATGATGCTGCTATCGAAGCATTGCCAAAAGATATAAAACTATTTAGTCAAAACGAAGAAGATGCTGTACAAATACGTAACGCTGGCTTTCCAAATGTAGAAGTATTAAAAGAGGATACAGTCTTTGAAGGTATTCAATTAATTAAAACAAAAGGCGAGCATGGCAGAGGCGAAATCTTAAAACTTGCTGGTTTAGTATGCGGGGTTGTCTTTAAACACCCAACGGAGAAAACATTATATGTTGCTGGAGATACAGTTTGGTATGATGCTGTACAGGAAGTAATTGAAATACACAAACCAGAAATCATTGTGGTCAATGGCGGGGATAATCAATTCCTACAAGGCGGATCTCTAGTAATGGGTAAAGATGACATTTATGAAGTTTATAAAGCTGCACCTAACGCAAAAATTATTTCAGTCCATATGGAAGCAATCAATCATTGGACATTATCGAGAGAAGAATTAAAAAGCTTTGCTAACGAAAAAGGAATTTCTTCTAATGTTTTAGTACCAGATGATGGAGAATCCTACTCATTTTAACAAGCCAGGGGAAAAGCCAGGGGGACAGGTCCCTTGGCCCGTTCTTTCTTTACTATTTACTTGTTGAGCCACCTTACCTGTCCCTGTGGTTTATACTATTTACTTGTGAGCCACCTTACCTGTCCCTGTGGTTCTCCCTTTGGTTAGAGCCTTAACGAGCCACGAAAACCTCTGGCGGCATAGTAGGAATCTGCTCCATTGTGATACACGAAGACATGCCCGAACCGATAATCGCAAAAAAGGGCACCACCTAGCGCTCTAATATCTGAGGGTGTTTGCACCCAGCTCGACGTCTTCATATCAAAATTACCAAGGTTCTGCAGCTCCCGGTATTGTTCTTCTGTTAAAAGTTCAATCCCCATCTCAGTTGCCATATTAATCGCGCTGTTTTCTGGTTTGTGTTTTTTCCTTGACTCTAACGCTTCATGGTCATAACAAACACTTCTGCGACCTTTAGGACTTTCCGCTGAACAATCATAAAAAATGTACTCGTCCGTCTTTTTATCAAAACCAACAACATCCGGCTCACCGCCAGTTCTTTCCATTTCATTAAGCGACCATAGTTTTTCAGTATTAGCATCCAGCTTTGCTTGGACTTTATCCCAATCTAGACCTTCATGGCGGCCCATGTTTTTCTCAAAACGGGCTTTCAAGGCTCCGAGAAGTTCTTCACGTTGTTCTAGTGACAATTCCTTATCATTGCTGATTTTATTTCCATTTGTCATACTAATTCCCCCTTCGTGTTTTTCCGAACCAGAGGGACAGGTCCCAATAGTCCAAGGCGAATAGATCCAATAATGGCGTTTAATTCCCGGTTCCACGGTATACTACCCCAAATACTATCATTAATCCTACATCAAAAAAACTATTTTGATACAAATACACTGTTTTTAGAGTTACCTCATTTGTTAGATTTTTGATCAAACAAATAGGCAACGACTACAAAGATTACAACAGATAGTATTTTAAAGCAGCATCTATAAGAAAAGCTTCCATCAAAGGGCATCTGAAACTTATACAAATCATCTTGACTGTAACTATCATAGGAAATATGTATAGGTTTAGACAAATTCAGTCATCAAAATTGAAGTTACAATATGTTTAAAGGATAACTCAATAATTTATATAAACACTAAGTTTACTTTTTTTGAATTTCAGCTATCGCATCTATTACGGAACTACGGAAACCCTTTCTTTCCAAAGTGGTCACCCCCACTATAGTTGTGCCGCCTGGAGAACATACTTCATCTTTCATGACTCCTGGATGCGTATTCGATTGCAATTGTAAATTTCCTGTTCCAACTACCATTTTACTTGCTAACTTATATGAGATGTCCCTCGGTAGACCATGCAGTACTGCAGCATCGGATAGGGCTTCTATGTACATGCTTGTAAAAGCTGGACCGCAACCACTAATGGTACCTGCAATCCCTAAATTTTTGGTATCAACATTTTCAATAAGTGCAATTTGCGAAAATAAATTGGCAAAGGAGTCATACTCTTCAGCTGTTAATGAGCTTTTAGTTTCACAAACAATGATTCCATCTCCAATTGATACCGGGGTATTTGGCAATGTACTTAAATGATGAGTATTTGGAGCTAATATCTCTTCATAATCGTCAAACGTAAAGTTTACGACCACCGAAATTACGATCTTATCCACTAGGTATTCTTTTATAGGTGTAATAACCTCTTTAACAAGATTTGGTTTCACAGCTATCACAACCATATCTACATGTTCCACTAATTCCAATGAATTTCTACAAGGTATAAATCCTTTAGACATAGTATTTTCACATAATTTATCCCAATTCTTTGCACTGGCGTATATCTGTTCAGGACTAATTGCATTTTTATAAACCAATCCATTGGCAAGTGCTTGCGCCATGTTTCCAAATCCTATAAATCCTATTCGCATTTTTTTATCCTCCCAAACTTTTAAAATAATCGTCTATTTGTAATTATTCTCGTGATTCTTGTGTGTTGTTACAACCTAATAAGGCTAAAGGTAATGTCATAACTAACAATAAAACAGAAACGCCCTTCAACTTATTTTATAATAAAAGAACCAGAGGGACAGGTCCAGTGTCTTAGTTTAAAAATACCTTCAGGGTCCCGACCAGATAAACAACAAGCAGGTTTACCCCAACTACTTACTAAGATCAATGGCAATTGGGATAGTTCTGACACACAAAAATTCAAATGGGACATCACACCTGACCTTATGACCAGATTAAACAGAAATAGCCAAAGTACCTATCTCCCAATCTGTATGCTATAATTTGGAGAGTAAAATTGATTTAGAGGTGACCATTCTTGGCAATACATGTTGTACTATATCAACCTGATATTCCGGCTAATACTGGAAATATTGCACTTACTTGTGCAGCAACGGATACAGCCTTGCATTTAATCCGTCCACTTGGCTTTTCAACAGATCCAGAAATGCTAAAACGAGCTGGCATAGATTTCTGGGATTCTGTAAACATAACGTACTATGACTCGTTAGATGACTTTTTTGCAAAAAATGAGGGTGAGTTTTACTATATCGAGACTTTCGGTGAAAAAGCACATTCGGGCTTCGATTTCAGTGATGTATCAAAAGACCATTATTTTATGTTTGGAAAAGAAACAACAGGTTTACCAAAAGATTTACTAGAAAAAAATAAAGATCACTTTCTGAGAATACCAATGAATACTCATGTTCGTTCACTAAATCTTTCAAATACAGCTGCGATACTGGTATATGAGGCTCTGCGCCAGCAAGGATATCCAAATTTAAAATAATAAAGAGTCTTCCGTCTTGGCGGCTTCCATTAACACGCAAAAAAAAGGTTCCTTCCCTGAACACTAACCGTATTGGGGACAGGGACCAATATTTGGACTAGGAAACAAAAAACAAGAAGTCACATTGTAGTCATGACTACAAAATCAGAACTTCCCCCTCATCCCCTTTGCCTTATTCAAGTAGGTGCAGATAGTCTACATAAACAATATTGTATATCCCTTTCAAAACAGCCTAATATCTATCTTTAATTACTTATTAACTTCTTTTGTTATTTAAAGTTTTTAACGTAAACTACGCTTGGATGTTTCTCTCAATTCATATATGTATATTTGGGAAGAAGTTTATGATCATGTGAAGTTGCGTCTACTAACGGGCAGCATCACTAGACTGATACATTTCTTAAAAATCGTAAATAATAAATAAGTGATAATACTTTATAGAGAGTGTGTTAGTACAAAATGAATAAATCTCTAAAAGAACAAGTTGAAAGTACTTATATGCTTATTAATGAGGCGAATGATAAAATGTTTTACATTTGGAAAGAGAATATTCTTTTCACATGGCAATGGGGGCTAAGTATAATATTATCTATTTTACCTTGGCTTTTATGGATTAAGTTTAGAAAAAAGGATAGTACAATTCGATTGCTTTGTGTTGGTTTTTTTGTCCTTATTATCGCCTCATGGTTAGACTTTCTTGGAGTTGCTTTTGGACTTTGGTATTACGTATATGATGTTACTTACCTTATACCAAATTATTTTCCTTGGGACTTTACACTAATTCCAGTAATCACCATGTTTTTTATTCAAATTAAACCTAATTTTAATCCTTTTATAAAATCAGTA
Protein-coding regions in this window:
- a CDS encoding Lrp/AsnC family transcriptional regulator, with amino-acid sequence MLDSTDILILDELSKNSRITMKELGEKVHLTGPATSARVAKLEDSGIIEGYTIKVNQVKMGFSVHAIIHIFTKSTNHQPYLSFIKKQDPYIINNYKVSGESCYLLECKFPSNEILDEFLTDISNYVSYKLSIVINK
- a CDS encoding endolytic transglycosylase MltG translates to MDKHTARGLAIGLFFTAMILIVFKPIFALESSNVSNETILDQETITSFLEDNNLVVISKEEQVNMEQSDHSSQKENDESESEHSPKVADNDEELKQQVSKDNSEKETSKPEDQLFKITKGMLSSDVAFQLKKKGLIKNQGEFIKTLESKNGAKYIQIGEYKLNSSMSNDEIISAITRNRV
- a CDS encoding MBL fold metallo-hydrolase, producing the protein MNIQLIRNATIVVEYAGKKFLIDPMLAEKGAYPPLPNAPRQDQNNPLASLPTSIETIIQNIDAVIVTHLHPDHWDDAAIEALPKDIKLFSQNEEDAVQIRNAGFPNVEVLKEDTVFEGIQLIKTKGEHGRGEILKLAGLVCGVVFKHPTEKTLYVAGDTVWYDAVQEVIEIHKPEIIVVNGGDNQFLQGGSLVMGKDDIYEVYKAAPNAKIISVHMEAINHWTLSREELKSFANEKGISSNVLVPDDGESYSF
- a CDS encoding DUF4256 domain-containing protein — its product is MTNGNKISNDKELSLEQREELLGALKARFEKNMGRHEGLDWDKVQAKLDANTEKLWSLNEMERTGGEPDVVGFDKKTDEYIFYDCSAESPKGRRSVCYDHEALESRKKHKPENSAINMATEMGIELLTEEQYRELQNLGNFDMKTSSWVQTPSDIRALGGALFCDYRFGHVFVYHNGADSYYAARGFRGSLRL
- the proC gene encoding pyrroline-5-carboxylate reductase; protein product: MRIGFIGFGNMAQALANGLVYKNAISPEQIYASAKNWDKLCENTMSKGFIPCRNSLELVEHVDMVVIAVKPNLVKEVITPIKEYLVDKIVISVVVNFTFDDYEEILAPNTHHLSTLPNTPVSIGDGIIVCETKSSLTAEEYDSFANLFSQIALIENVDTKNLGIAGTISGCGPAFTSMYIEALSDAAVLHGLPRDISYKLASKMVVGTGNLQLQSNTHPGVMKDEVCSPGGTTIVGVTTLERKGFRSSVIDAIAEIQKK
- the trmL gene encoding tRNA (uridine(34)/cytosine(34)/5-carboxymethylaminomethyluridine(34)-2'-O)-methyltransferase TrmL, translated to MAIHVVLYQPDIPANTGNIALTCAATDTALHLIRPLGFSTDPEMLKRAGIDFWDSVNITYYDSLDDFFAKNEGEFYYIETFGEKAHSGFDFSDVSKDHYFMFGKETTGLPKDLLEKNKDHFLRIPMNTHVRSLNLSNTAAILVYEALRQQGYPNLK
- a CDS encoding CBO0543 family protein, whose amino-acid sequence is MNKSLKEQVESTYMLINEANDKMFYIWKENILFTWQWGLSIILSILPWLLWIKFRKKDSTIRLLCVGFFVLIIASWLDFLGVAFGLWYYVYDVTYLIPNYFPWDFTLIPVITMFFIQIKPNFNPFIKSVLFSVILSFLAEPFFIWLGLYQSLKWEHIYSFPIYIFIYLVADFISKRNSWAKI